The following are encoded together in the Pseudoalteromonas shioyasakiensis genome:
- a CDS encoding septal ring lytic transglycosylase RlpA family protein — protein sequence MTQRVNYLLIALFSVLLAACSSSSQQGRYAMEHDAAPLRKPTELEMQDAIVTPVVKSASASRPYEVRGKRYTPMLDETGYAEEGIASWYGRKFHNYHTSNGEVYDMFAMTAAHKTLPLPSFARVTNLDNGKSVIVRVNDRGPFHDDRIIDLSYSAAYKLGYYRQGTARVKVEAVTLANSAPRLSYIQVAAGSTLANVEALAFQLRQQYHVPTNIVEKDGIYRLRLGPIKDAAEAQAVLEKLKQNQFQNAFLLYSE from the coding sequence ATGACACAGCGAGTCAATTACTTACTTATAGCGTTATTTTCTGTGCTGCTAGCAGCGTGTAGCTCTTCATCTCAGCAAGGCCGTTATGCTATGGAGCATGATGCAGCCCCGCTTCGCAAACCAACCGAACTTGAAATGCAAGATGCCATAGTCACCCCGGTTGTAAAAAGCGCAAGCGCTAGTCGCCCTTACGAAGTCCGTGGTAAGCGCTATACACCGATGCTAGATGAAACAGGCTATGCAGAAGAAGGCATTGCTTCGTGGTATGGTCGAAAATTTCACAATTATCACACCTCGAACGGCGAAGTGTACGATATGTTTGCGATGACAGCAGCTCATAAAACACTGCCGCTACCGAGCTTTGCCAGAGTAACAAATTTAGATAACGGAAAATCAGTAATTGTTCGTGTAAACGACCGAGGCCCATTCCATGATGACCGGATTATCGATTTATCTTATTCTGCAGCCTATAAATTAGGTTATTACCGTCAAGGTACAGCCCGTGTTAAGGTTGAGGCTGTTACCCTTGCCAATTCTGCCCCTCGTTTAAGCTACATTCAGGTTGCAGCGGGAAGTACTCTTGCTAATGTTGAGGCGCTCGCGTTTCAACTTCGCCAGCAATATCATGTGCCAACAAACATTGTTGAAAAAGATGGAATCTATCGATTACGTCTTGGTCCAATAAAAGATGCCGCAGAAGCACAAGCAGTTTTAGAAAAGCTAAAACAAAACCAATTTCAGAACGCGTTCTTGCTTTACAGTGAGTAA
- the rodA gene encoding rod shape-determining protein RodA, with product MIPLNKKRSIWQRLHLDLPLLIALMTMMVASLAIVYSASGQDSAMIIRHATRMFGAILGMFILAQFSPNTLKSMVIPLYCIGLLMLVGVLLFGVSSKGAQRWLDLGVTRFQPSELMKIAVPMMVAWYIGRNHLPPRIIHLIIGFAIVMVPTILIKEQPDLGTSILIASSGIFVLFLSGLSWRLIGFLSASVGLAAWPFWHYVMLDYQKQRVLTFLDPESDPLGSGYHIIQSKIAIGSGGIEGKGWLQGTQSQLEFLPERHTDFIFSVLSEEFGLFGVCLLLCMYLFIIGRGLYIAVNAQDAFGKLLAGALTLTFFVYVFVNIGMVSGLLPVVGVPLPLISYGGTSMVTLMAGFGIIMSIATDKRMLLK from the coding sequence ATGATCCCATTAAATAAAAAACGCTCAATTTGGCAGCGCCTACACCTCGATTTACCACTTCTTATTGCCCTAATGACGATGATGGTAGCCAGCCTTGCTATTGTTTACAGCGCTAGCGGCCAAGACTCTGCAATGATAATACGCCACGCAACACGTATGTTTGGCGCTATCCTAGGCATGTTTATACTCGCGCAGTTTTCGCCTAACACATTAAAAAGTATGGTCATTCCGCTCTACTGCATAGGGCTTTTGATGCTGGTTGGGGTGTTGTTATTTGGGGTTAGTTCAAAAGGTGCACAGCGCTGGCTTGACTTAGGTGTGACCCGTTTCCAGCCGTCAGAGTTAATGAAAATTGCTGTGCCTATGATGGTTGCATGGTATATCGGCCGTAACCATTTACCGCCAAGAATCATCCATTTAATTATTGGCTTTGCGATTGTAATGGTGCCGACCATTTTGATTAAAGAACAACCCGACTTAGGTACCTCTATTTTAATTGCCAGTTCAGGGATATTTGTATTGTTTTTATCTGGACTAAGTTGGCGCCTTATTGGCTTTTTATCCGCTTCTGTGGGTTTGGCAGCATGGCCGTTTTGGCATTACGTGATGCTTGATTATCAAAAACAACGGGTACTGACCTTTTTAGATCCTGAAAGCGATCCGCTTGGCTCGGGTTACCACATTATTCAATCTAAAATTGCGATAGGTTCTGGTGGCATTGAAGGTAAAGGCTGGCTGCAAGGTACACAATCACAATTAGAATTTTTACCTGAGCGTCATACCGATTTTATCTTTTCTGTACTGAGCGAAGAGTTTGGCCTGTTTGGGGTTTGTTTATTACTTTGTATGTACTTGTTCATTATTGGTCGCGGCTTATACATTGCAGTAAACGCACAAGATGCGTTTGGTAAGTTGCTTGCCGGTGCATTAACACTGACCTTCTTTGTTTATGTATTTGTAAATATTGGCATGGTTTCGGGCTTACTGCCTGTAGTTGGTGTTCCGTTACCTCTAATAAGTTATGGTGGCACCTCAATGGTGACCTTGATGGCCGGATTTGGCATTATCATGTCTATCGCCACCGATAAAAGGATGCTTTTAAAATAA
- the mrdA gene encoding penicillin-binding protein 2: MRKHRPTIRDHSAEANLFARRAFVGFVFVTLLIGVLLSNLYNIQVIEHQDYQTRSNDNRIKVIPIAPNRGLIYDRNGVLLAENKPVYNLEVIPEEVDNLEEALSEVEKVIEITEQQKADFLDDIKHNRRFKSQVLKARLDETEVAKFSVNQHKFPGFSIEARLARYYPYGDTLTHALGYVAKLNKKELTKLEAEDQATNYRATHDIGKLGIEKYYEELLHGVVGSQRVEVNNRGRVIRTLSLTPPEPGHDLVLTLDIGLQQIAQHALKDMRGAIVVLDAKDGGVLALYSNPSYDPNLFVHGISSTDYKKLLNPDRPLINRTTQGRYAPASTVKPHMSILALEEGLVTEQTQIWDPGFFQIPNVEHKWRDWKRWGHGHVDVYRAIEESCDTYFYDVAYRLGITKISDFMTQFGFGELSGIDIHEETSAIMPSKEWKEARFRESWWRGDTISVGIGQGYWTATPMQIANATNILVNRGLDHPPHLVQVAKKENEVTQINNDEKPPVVLKNPHHWQIALDAMHNTVHKVTGTAHKAFKGANYDPAGKTGTAQVVSIAQGERYDAKSLKERQRDNAIYVGFAPYNDPQIVVSVVVENTGGGSTVGAPIARQLMDYYFSANPIQIAQSDAP, encoded by the coding sequence ATGCGAAAACACAGACCCACGATTCGAGACCACTCGGCTGAAGCAAACTTATTTGCTCGCCGAGCATTTGTGGGTTTTGTGTTTGTTACACTGTTAATTGGTGTGTTGTTATCTAACCTATACAACATCCAAGTTATCGAACATCAAGATTATCAAACACGTTCGAACGATAACCGGATCAAAGTTATTCCAATTGCCCCTAACCGTGGGCTTATTTACGACAGAAATGGCGTATTACTGGCTGAAAACAAGCCAGTTTATAATTTAGAAGTGATCCCCGAGGAAGTCGATAACCTTGAAGAGGCGCTGAGCGAAGTTGAAAAAGTTATTGAAATAACTGAGCAACAAAAAGCTGACTTTCTGGATGACATCAAGCACAATCGCCGCTTTAAAAGCCAAGTATTAAAAGCCCGTTTAGACGAAACCGAAGTTGCAAAGTTCTCGGTTAATCAGCATAAGTTTCCTGGCTTTAGTATCGAAGCGCGTTTAGCTCGCTATTACCCTTATGGTGATACCCTTACCCATGCATTAGGTTATGTTGCCAAACTCAACAAAAAAGAACTCACCAAACTAGAAGCAGAAGACCAAGCTACTAACTACCGTGCAACGCACGACATTGGTAAGCTGGGTATCGAAAAGTATTACGAAGAACTCCTTCATGGTGTGGTTGGTTCGCAGCGCGTTGAAGTGAATAACCGTGGCCGAGTTATCCGTACTTTAAGCCTCACGCCACCTGAACCAGGTCACGACTTAGTACTTACTTTGGATATTGGCCTGCAACAAATTGCTCAACATGCCTTAAAAGATATGCGTGGTGCCATTGTGGTACTTGATGCTAAAGATGGCGGCGTTTTAGCGCTCTACTCTAACCCTAGTTATGACCCGAATTTATTTGTCCATGGTATCAGCAGCACAGATTACAAAAAGTTGTTAAACCCAGACCGACCGCTAATTAACCGTACCACGCAAGGGCGTTATGCACCTGCATCTACAGTAAAACCTCATATGTCGATCCTTGCCCTTGAAGAAGGACTGGTAACCGAGCAAACACAAATTTGGGACCCGGGCTTTTTCCAAATTCCTAACGTGGAGCACAAATGGCGTGACTGGAAACGCTGGGGCCACGGTCATGTTGATGTTTATCGTGCTATTGAAGAGTCATGCGATACCTATTTTTACGATGTTGCTTACCGTTTAGGGATCACCAAAATCAGTGACTTTATGACGCAGTTTGGCTTTGGCGAGCTCTCTGGAATCGATATACATGAAGAAACCTCTGCGATAATGCCATCAAAAGAATGGAAAGAAGCCCGCTTTAGAGAGTCATGGTGGCGCGGCGACACTATTTCTGTAGGTATCGGGCAAGGTTATTGGACCGCAACACCAATGCAAATAGCTAATGCTACCAATATATTAGTGAACCGCGGACTCGATCATCCTCCGCACCTTGTACAAGTCGCTAAAAAAGAAAACGAAGTAACGCAAATTAATAATGATGAAAAGCCACCTGTAGTATTAAAAAACCCTCATCATTGGCAAATTGCACTAGATGCGATGCACAACACCGTACATAAAGTCACAGGTACTGCACATAAAGCATTTAAAGGGGCAAATTACGACCCAGCAGGTAAAACGGGTACTGCTCAGGTTGTGAGTATTGCTCAAGGTGAGCGTTACGACGCAAAATCACTTAAAGAGCGCCAACGTGATAACGCTATCTATGTTGGTTTTGCACCCTATAACGATCCACAAATTGTGGTCTCTGTGGTGGTTGAAAACACCGGTGGTGGTAGTACCGTTGGTGCGCCTATTGCGCGTCAATTAATGGATTACTACTTCTCAGCGAACCCGATTCAAATAGCCCAAAGTGACGCGCCATGA
- the rlmH gene encoding 23S rRNA (pseudouridine(1915)-N(3))-methyltransferase RlmH: MKIQLIAVGTKMPAWVETGFTEYQRRFPRDMPLELIEIPAGKRGKNADIKRILQLEGEKTLAAIPKGNRIVTLEVTGKPMDTHQLAKSMEKWQLDGRDVSLLIGGPEGLAPECIAASEQKWSLSNLTLPHPLVRIIVAESLYRGWSLNNNHPYHRE; encoded by the coding sequence TTGAAAATACAATTGATTGCTGTTGGCACCAAAATGCCAGCATGGGTTGAAACTGGATTCACAGAATATCAACGTCGCTTCCCACGTGATATGCCCCTTGAGCTAATTGAAATCCCAGCAGGTAAACGTGGTAAAAATGCGGATATCAAACGTATTTTACAACTTGAAGGCGAAAAGACCCTAGCTGCAATCCCTAAAGGCAACCGTATTGTGACGCTAGAGGTCACCGGTAAACCAATGGATACCCATCAGCTGGCAAAAAGTATGGAAAAGTGGCAGCTTGATGGTCGCGATGTCAGCTTATTGATCGGTGGACCAGAAGGCTTAGCACCTGAGTGTATTGCAGCGTCTGAGCAAAAGTGGTCATTATCAAACCTGACACTACCGCACCCTCTAGTGCGCATTATTGTTGCAGAAAGCCTATACCGAGGCTGGAGCTTGAATAACAACCACCCTTATCATCGCGAGTAG